A genomic window from Sceloporus undulatus isolate JIND9_A2432 ecotype Alabama chromosome 9, SceUnd_v1.1, whole genome shotgun sequence includes:
- the UBE2Q1 gene encoding ubiquitin-conjugating enzyme E2 Q1 yields the protein MQRASGGALGPGAGGLGPGPGPGRALLRRELRLLESIFHRGHERFRIARACPDELGCEFLPGPGGGGAVRIHGNITESYPAVPPIWSVESDDPNLAAILERLADVKKGNTLLLQHLKRIISDLCKLYNLPQHPDVEMLDQPLPAEQSTQEEVSSEEEDEEMPEDTEELDHYEMKEEEPAEAKKAEDDGIGKENLAILEKIKKNQRQDYLNGAVSGSVQATDRLMKELRDIYRSASFKGGNYAVELVNDSLYDWNVKLLKVDEDSALHSDLQILKEKEGTDFILLNFTFKDNFPFDPPFVRVVSPVLSGGYVLGGGAICMELLTKQGWSSAYSVESVIMQISATLVKGKARVQFGANKNQYSLTRAQQSYKSLVQIHEKNGWYTPPKEDG from the exons ATGCAGCGGGCGAGCGGCGGGGCGCTGGGGCCGGGCGCCGGGGGGTTGGGGCCGGGTCCGGGTCCGGGTCGCGCGCTGCTGAGGCGGGAGCTGCGTCTGCTGGAGTCCATCTTCCACCGCGGCCACGAGCGCTTCCGCATCGCCCGCGCCTGCCCCGACGAGCTGGGCTGCGAGTTCCTGCCGGGGCCCGGCGGAGGGGGGGCCGTCCGTATCCATGGCAACATCACg GAGTCCTATCCAGCGGTCCCCCCAATATGGTCTGTGGAATCAGATGACCCCAATTTGGCAGCGATCCTGGAGAGACTAGCAGATGTGAAGAAAGGAAACACCCTG CTCCTGCAGCACCTGAAGCGGATCATTTCAGACCTCTGCAAACTCTACAACCTTCCACAACATCCGGATGTCGAGATGCTGGACCAGCCTCTGCCTGCAGAGCAG AGCACCCAAGAAGAAGTTTCctctgaagaagaagatgaggaaatgCCAGAG GATACAGAAGAGCTGGACCACTATGAGATGAAGGAAGAAGAGCCAGCAGAAGCAAAGAAAGCTGAGGATGATGGCATCGGCAAAGAGAACCTGGCCATCcttgagaaaataaaaaagaaccagAGGCAAGATTACTTAAAT GGGGCAGTGTCTGGGTCCGTGCAGGCCACTGACCGGCTGATGAAGGAGCTCAGGGATATTTACCGATCAGCAAGTTTCAAAGGTG GAAACTATGCAGTTGAACTAGTGAATGACAGCCTGTACGACTGGAATGTCAAACTCCTGAA GGTGGACGAGGACAGCGCCTTGCACAGTGATCTACAAATCCTCAAGGAGAAAGAGGGGACTGACTTCATTCTTCTCAACTTCACCTTTAAG GACAACTTTCCCTTTGACCCTCCATTCGTAAGAGTTGTCTCTCCTGTGCTGTCAGGAGG gTATGTCCTGGGTGGAGGAGCCATTTGCATGGAGCTTCTAACAAAGCAG GGCTGGAGCAGCGCTTACTCAGTAGAGTCTGTGATCATGCAGATCAGTGCCACATTGGTGAAAGGCAAAGCCAGAGTCCAGTTTGGCGCCAACAAA AACCAGTACAGCTTGACAAGAGCCCAGCAGTCCTACAAGTCCCTGGTGCAGATCCATGAGAAGAACG GATGGTACACGCCACCCAAAGAAGACGGCTAG
- the TDRD10 gene encoding tudor domain-containing protein 10 — protein MPELEPVICQRQGSDSDAILKTGVQNPPPLEQKVHYGVPMEMRSLFLLHMLKDCFKDGDWLFSVSKVVGKVGLLVMESMPQTPYFWAIILTKECYQKMQKLFTDLGAVESRLPFLTKKEAQRGMRCLAECTVGDEGKAWNRCWIFDKIEDLAVVFFVDFGCSAMLPLTSLRKLDMDEFWSISPLAQPFMLQDEVLPSQIMMRQILEGTVVGPLEREPQILKFTLQAH, from the exons ATGCCG GAGCTGGAACCTGTGATCTGCCAAAGACAAGGATCGGACTCTG ATGCCATCCTAAAAACTGGAGTCCAGAACCCGCCTCCTTTAGAGCAGAAGGTCCATTATGGTGTTCCCATGGAAATGAG AAGTTTGTTTCTGCTGCATATGTTGAAGGACTGCTTCAAGGATGGGGACTGGCTGTTCTCCGTTTCCAAAGTTGTCGGCAAAGTGGGGCTTCTGGTGATGGAGTCGATGCCACAGACACCATATTTCTGGGCTATCATCCTTACAAAG GAATGCTATCAAAAAATGCAGAAGCTGTTCACGGACTTGGGGGCGGTGGAGTCTCGGTTGCCCTTTCTGACCAAGAAGGAGGCCCAGCGAGGGATGCGATGCTTGGCTGAGTGCACCGTGGGGGATGAAGGCAAGGCCTGGAACAG gtGCTGGATATTTGACAAGATTGAAGATTTGGCCGTCGTGTTCTTTGTGGACTTCGGCTGCTCTGCTATGCTCCCCTTGACCTCTCTGCGGAAGCTGGATATGGATGAGTTCTGGTCAATAAGCCCTTTGGCACAGCCCTTTATGCTCCAAGATG AGGTTCTCCCATCTCAAATCATGATGAGACAAATTTTGGAAGGGACAGTGGTCGGTCCATTAGAAAGAGAG CCCCAGATTTTGAAGTTCACTCTCCAAGCGCACTAA